From Trichomycterus rosablanca isolate fTriRos1 chromosome 27, fTriRos1.hap1, whole genome shotgun sequence, a single genomic window includes:
- the apip gene encoding methylthioribulose-1-phosphate dehydratase: MASDTVNGDFNNTADASDKEHPRLLIPELCKLFYQLGWVTGTGGGISLRRGDHIYIAPSGVQKERIQPDDMFVCDVEERDISCPPACKKLKKSQCTPLFMNAYTMRGAQAVIHTHSKAAVMATLLFPGREFRITHQEMIKGIRKGNSGTNYRYDETLVVPIIENTPEEKDLKERMAQAMEEYPDSCAVLVRRHGVYVWGESWEKAKTMCECYDYLFDVAVQMKQFGLDPAALPTEASPDVTQY, from the exons ATGGCATCTGATACAGTAAACGGAGATTTTAACAACACAGCTGATGCGTCG GATAAAGAGCATCCCCGGCTCCTCATCCCTGAACTCTGCAAACTCTTCTATCAGCTTGGATGGGTGACGGGAACAGGAGGCGGAATAAGCCTTCGACGCGG AGACCACATCTATATCGCTCCCTCAGGAGTTCAGAAGGAAAGAATACAG CCAGACGACATGTTCGTGTGTGACGTAGAGGAGCGAGATATCAGCTGTCCTCCTGCATGTAAGAAGCTGAAGAAGAGCCAGTGCACGCCACTGTTCATGAACGCCTACACCATGAGAG GAGCCCAGGCGGTCATTCATACACACTCGAAGGCGGCTGTCATGGCCACTTTGCTGTTTCCTGGCAGAGAGTTCCGCATCACACACCAAGAAATGATCAAGGGGATTCGCAAAGGAAACTCTGGCACGAATTACAG GTACGACGAGACCCTGGTAGTGCCCATCATTGAGAACACACCAGAGGAAAAGGATCTGAAGGAGCGGATGGCTCAGGCGATGGAGGAGTACCCGGATTCCTGCGCTGTGCTGGTCAGACGACATGGAGTCTACGTGTGGGGGGAGAGCTGGGAGAAGGCCAAGACCAT GTGTGAATGTTATGACTACCTGTTTGACGTGGCTGTTCAGATGAAGCAGTTTGGTTTGGACCCTGCGGCGCTGCCCACTGAAGCATCGCCTGATGTGACTCAGTACTGA
- the cd44a gene encoding uncharacterized protein cd44a: protein MHRASGLDPEPTISAQAEKGTPDWLIIFAFCLTVGAILCVLAAIATKDKWYGPSRRSLNIEPVVSTEEYGKTATLPLSDKEQQLMTLMSSEKQTEKDFTIISLEEKEKEYLM from the exons ATGCACC GAGCATCCGGCCTCGATCCTGAACCCACAATATCTGCACAAGCTGAAAAAGGAACGCCTG ACTGGCTGATTATTTTTGCGTTCTGCTTGACGGTTGGAGCCATTCTGTGCGTTCTGGCTGCGATCGCCACTAAAGACAA gTGGTACGGGCCCAGCAGACGAAGCCTGAACATCGAACCCGTCGTATCTACTGAGGAATACGGCAAAACAGCAACTCTGCCCCTGTCAGACAAAGAGCAGCAATTAATGACACTCATGAGCTCCGAAAAACAGACCGAAAAGGACTTCACTATCATTAGCCTGGAAGAAAAGGAAAAGGAATATCTGATGTAG
- the slc1a2a gene encoding excitatory amino acid transporter 2a: protein MIPLWPSPCARLQNTPSANSMEKQVEVRMNDCHLDATVPSPEPACGGFCNKIMKNLLLTLTILGVIAGTVAGILLRYASPLPPDVIMIISFPGDILMRMLKMVILPLIISSLITGLAGLDAKSSGRLGTRAMVYYMSTTVIAAILGVILVLAIHPGNPKLKANLGEGKKNDEVSSLDAFFDLIRNLFPENLVQACFQQIQTVTSKIEVAPPPHPNRFGRNSTKGAAKYVIKKSLQFKSGMNVLGLIGFFVAFGLCMGKMGEKARLMMDFFNVLNEIVMKIVGTIMWYSPVGIACLICGKIISINDLEVVAKQLGMYMVTVVVGLIIHGGIFLPLIYFIIVRKNPFTFFMGMFQAWVTALGTASSAGTLPVTFRCLEENLGIDKRVTRFVLPVGATINMDGTALYEAVAAIFIAQMNGIKLDLGQIATVSLTATLASVGAASIPSAGLVTMLLILTAVGLPTQDISLLVAVDWLLDRFRTSVNVIGDSYGAGIVYYLTKDELDMYDAQQQRSDDFEMTKTQSFYENNTNHGVYASYNSCPQVLIDDCKSRQFVFCCWGP from the exons ATGATCCCGCTCTGGCCCTCTCCGTGTGCTCGTTTACAGAACACGCCGAG TGCCAACAGCATGGAGAAGCAAGTTGAGGTTCGAATGAATGATTGTCACCTAGACGCCACAGTTCCCTCACCGGAACCAGCATGTGGAGGATTCTGTAACAAGATCATGAAGAACCTGCTGCTGACACTTACAATTCTTG GTGTAATCGCTGGCACGGTAGCCGGCATTCTTCTACGTTACGCCTCTCCGCTTCCCCCTGACGTGATCATGATCATCTCTTTTCCCGGTGACATTCTCATGAGAATGCTGAAAATGGTGATTTTGCCTTTGATCATTTCCAGTTTAATCACAG GTCTGGCGGGCTTGGACGCCAAATCCAGCGGGCGGCTGGGCACCAGGGCCATGGTGTATTACATGTCTACTACCGTCATTGCGGCAATACTGGGGGTCATCCTGGTGCTCGCCATCCACCCAGGTAACCCCAAACTCAAAGCCAACCTGGGAGAGGGCAAGAAGAATGATGAAGTGTCCAGCTTAGATGCTTTCTTTGACCTGATCAGGAATCTGTTTCCAGAGAATCTGGTGCAGGCTTGTTTCCAGCAG ATCCAAACAGTTACGAGTAAGATCGAGGTCGCTCCCCCTCCTCATCCCAACAGGTTTGGCCGGAATTCAACCAAAGGGGCAGCAAAATACGTCATCAAGAAATCTCTTCAGTTCAAGAGTGGCATGAATGTGTTAG ggCTTATTGGTTTCTTTGTGGCATTTGGACTCTGCATGGGAAAGATGGGTGAGAAAGCCAGACTGATGATGGATTTCTTCAACGTCCTCAACGAAATCGTCATGAAGATCGTCGGCACAATTATGTG GTACTCGCCTGTGGGTATTGCATGTCTGATCTGCGGCAAGATCATCTCCATTAACGATCTGGAGGTGGTGGCCAAGCAGTTGGGAATGTACATGGTGACCGTGGTCGTGGGCCTCATCATCCACGGTGGAATCTTCCTCCCACTCATATATTTCATCATCGTTCGGAAAAACCCGTTCACTTTCTTTATGGGGATGTTTCAGGCTTGGGTCACTGCGTTAGGAACAGCGTCAAG TGCTGGTACGCTGCCCGTGACTTTCCGTTGTTTGGAGGAGAACCTGGGCATCGATAAACGAGTCACAAGATTCGTGCTGCCGGTCGGGGCGACGATAAATATGGACGGCACGGCGCTCTATGAGGCAGTCGCGGCCATCTTTATTGCACAGATGAACGGAATAAAGCTGGATCTGGGTCAGATTGCTACAGTCAG CCTGACAGCCACTCTGGCCAGCGTGGGAGCAGCCAGTATCCCCAGCGCTGGCCTCGTCACAATGCTGCTCATCCTCACCGCTGTGGGTCTGCCCACTCAAGATATCAGCTTACTGGTGGCTGTGGACTGGCTACT GGACCGCTTCCGAACTTCAGTCAACGTCATCGGAGACTCGTACGGCGCGGGCATCGTGTACTACCTTACCAAAGACGAGCTCGACATGTACGACGCCCAGCAGCAGAGGTCAGACGACTTCGAGATGACCAAGACGCAATCGTTCTATGAGAATAACACTAACCACGGTGTATACGCGTCGTACAACTCCTGTCCACAAGTGCTCATAGATGACTGCAAG agtagacaatttgtcttctgctgctggggaccctga